A region of the Oncorhynchus gorbuscha isolate QuinsamMale2020 ecotype Even-year linkage group LG02, OgorEven_v1.0, whole genome shotgun sequence genome:
CCAGAAGGGGCTGCTCTCGTTGATGACATGGGTGATGGTCTGTGGCTCGACCAACAGGAGCCTGTCTCCTCCGGTATCGTAGCCCAGGTTTATCTCCGACTGCTCCAGTGGTATGAACTCCCCTTCCTTGGTCTGTCTAGACTTTATCAACTTGGCTCGTATCTTGGCGTCCACCATGTGACTCGCCCTCAGGTCTCCGATGCGGAAGAGGAGGCAGAGTTTCTCGTCACGCTCCGATATGACACAGTGCTTGCTGAAGATCAGAGTCTGGGCCCTTTTCTGAGGCCGGGAGATCTTGACGAACATGCAGCCAACCATGAGGGCATCGATGATGGAGCCAATGATCGACTGGGCCATGAGGAGAACCACACCCTCCATGCAGTTGGCCGTCACCAATCTGGAGCCATAGCCAATGGTCCTCTGGCTCTCCACCGACAGAAGCAGGGCAGAGATGAAACTGTCCACATTCTCGAAGCAAGGCTGCCATTGAGGGTCGTGGACGTGGGCCACGTCATCCCGCAGCCAGGCATCTAGGAAGTAGATCTCGGCAAAGGCCACCCATGTGACAACGTAGCACATGGTGAAGACAAAGAGGAACCAACGGTACTTCAAGTCCACCAGAGTGGTGAAGATGTCCAAGAGGAAACGGCTCTTGTCCTCGATAGGGCCCAGGTTGACCCGACACTTCCCGTCTTTGGTGACGTAGCGCTGCCGCTGCTTGTTGGCTGTGCCATAACTTGGCCTCTCGTCACCTAGGAGTTTGCAGCGTGGCTTGTTCTCACCACTTGTGCCATGGGCGGAGCTACGG
Encoded here:
- the LOC124011962 gene encoding G protein-activated inward rectifier potassium channel 3-like isoform X1; the encoded protein is MAFTMMCSRVTLHEPHNGDYRSPTRIDPRRNSIPPAQTLTAKHLPRPPPESTCFTPYPKRVAAKTNMALTMLHSTRISLIPNSNNNNYDNFPGLSPQPASSASPQPQPQSPGPHQVVAGLISQEVDTCQYIIPTEEPATSHCGRHLKRFSSRWYSGAPFGGPFGSTRSSAHGTSGENKPRCKLLGDERPSYGTANKQRQRYVTKDGKCRVNLGPIEDKSRFLLDIFTTLVDLKYRWFLFVFTMCYVVTWVAFAEIYFLDAWLRDDVAHVHDPQWQPCFENVDSFISALLLSVESQRTIGYGSRLVTANCMEGVVLLMAQSIIGSIIDALMVGCMFVKISRPQKRAQTLIFSKHCVISERDEKLCLLFRIGDLRASHMVDAKIRAKLIKSRQTKEGEFIPLEQSEINLGYDTGGDRLLLVEPQTITHVINESSPFWEIGAERLTRERFEIIIILEGIVEASGMICQARTSYTEDEILWGHRFESCMSLEKGSYRVDRGAFDKTFTVQTPTLSAKEKSDEKEEVLF
- the LOC124011962 gene encoding G protein-activated inward rectifier potassium channel 3-like isoform X2 gives rise to the protein MALTMLHSTRISLIPNSNNNNYDNFPGLSPQPASSASPQPQPQSPGPHQVVAGLISQEVDTCQYIIPTEEPATSHCGRHLKRFSSRWYSGAPFGGPFGSTRSSAHGTSGENKPRCKLLGDERPSYGTANKQRQRYVTKDGKCRVNLGPIEDKSRFLLDIFTTLVDLKYRWFLFVFTMCYVVTWVAFAEIYFLDAWLRDDVAHVHDPQWQPCFENVDSFISALLLSVESQRTIGYGSRLVTANCMEGVVLLMAQSIIGSIIDALMVGCMFVKISRPQKRAQTLIFSKHCVISERDEKLCLLFRIGDLRASHMVDAKIRAKLIKSRQTKEGEFIPLEQSEINLGYDTGGDRLLLVEPQTITHVINESSPFWEIGAERLTRERFEIIIILEGIVEASGMICQARTSYTEDEILWGHRFESCMSLEKGSYRVDRGAFDKTFTVQTPTLSAKEKSDEKEEVLF